The genomic region AAATTAATGAAAGAATCATTTGTTTAAAAGTTAAAAAAATAAGAGGGGAGCTTTGACCTTCCCCTCTTATTCATGTTCTCAAGTAACAAAAATTAGAATGAACTCCAGGCCGAACCTGTTGCCGCATTGGTGTTGTCTTTGTGGAGACTGCAATTTACGCAGATATCTCCCCAGTTGTCCTCGGTGCTAGTGTTCTCGTAGTTCCAACCGCTTGTGTCGATAGGCGCTAATACGCCTGCTGTAGTGTCCGCTCTAACTGTTGCTATTGGATCAAGATGCGAACCCGGGCATACAACGTCCGGAATCTTTTTGATGTACTTCGGTACTAAGGTAGCGGTCAAAGTATCTACCGGGTAAATTCCGTCATTGTCAGAGTAATAAATGTTCAAAGTTGAACGCAGGGTTCCAAGGTTTCCTTTGGTTCT from Elusimicrobiota bacterium harbors:
- a CDS encoding type II secretion system GspH family protein; translated protein: MKKSRGFTLIELMVVIVILGILAAVIAPRIPQFVNKAKEGRTKGNLGTLRSTLNIYYSDNDGIYPVDTLTATLVPKYIKKIPDVVCPGSHLDPIATVRADTTAGVLAPIDTSGWNYENTSTEDNWGDICVNCSLHKDNTNAATGSAWSSF